In a single window of the Flavobacterium sp. W4I14 genome:
- a CDS encoding alkyl hydroperoxide reductase subunit AhpC (product_source=COG0450; cath_funfam=3.40.30.10; cog=COG0450; ko=KO:K24158; pfam=PF00578,PF10417; superfamily=52833) has translation MSIRLGDTAPNFKANTSIGEIDFYDYLGDSWGVLFSHPADYTPVCTTELGRTAALKGEFEKRNVKVLALSVDSAESHKGWINDINETQNTSVEFPIIADPDKTVANLYDMIHPNASETLTVRSLFVISPDKKVKLIITYPASTGRNFNEVLRVIDSLQLTANYSVATPADWKDGEDVIVVNSIKTEDIPAKFPKGHQVIKPYLRTTPQPNK, from the coding sequence ATGAGTATAAGATTAGGCGATACCGCACCGAATTTCAAGGCCAACACATCCATTGGCGAAATAGATTTTTACGATTATTTAGGCGATAGCTGGGGAGTATTGTTTTCTCACCCTGCCGATTATACCCCTGTTTGTACTACAGAACTGGGTAGAACTGCGGCTTTAAAAGGCGAATTTGAAAAAAGAAACGTTAAGGTTTTGGCTTTAAGCGTTGATTCTGCCGAGTCGCATAAAGGATGGATTAATGATATTAACGAAACTCAAAATACTTCTGTCGAATTCCCGATTATTGCAGATCCGGACAAAACAGTGGCAAATCTCTATGATATGATCCACCCAAATGCTTCAGAAACTTTAACAGTTCGCTCGTTGTTCGTAATCAGTCCTGATAAAAAGGTGAAATTAATCATTACTTATCCAGCATCAACAGGAAGAAATTTTAATGAAGTGTTACGTGTGATTGATTCTTTACAGCTTACAGCCAATTATAGTGTGGCTACGCCTGCCGATTGGAAAGATGGAGAAGATGTAATTGTGGTAAACAGCATTAAAACGGAAGATATTCCAGCTAAATTTCCTAAAGGACATCAAGTAATTAAACCATATTTACGTACTACACCTCAACCAAATAAATAA
- a CDS encoding threonylcarbamoyladenosine tRNA methylthiotransferase MtaB (product_source=KO:K18707; cath_funfam=3.80.30.20; cog=COG0621; ko=KO:K18707; pfam=PF00919,PF04055; smart=SM00729; superfamily=102114; tigrfam=TIGR01579), with protein MKKVAFYTLGCKLNFSETSTIGRLFTDAGYAVVEFQDQADVYVINTCSVTEHADKKCRKVVKEALKYSPNAFVTIVGCYAQLKPQEIAEIEGVDMVLGAAEKFRIVEYITDLTKQPKTLIHQQNIEKVNHNFIASYSIGDRTRTFLKVQDGCDYPCTYCTIPLARGASRSDTIENVVNRAKMIAESGVKEIVLTGVNLGDFGIRNGQREDKFFDLVKALDEVEGIERIRISSIEPNLLSNEIIQFVSTSKRFVPHFHIPLQSGSDKILGLMRRRYRSDLYVERVAKIKEVMPHCCIGVDVIVGFPGETKEDFLDTYQFLNQLDISYLHVFTYSERELTAAAEMKGVVAGSERNERSKMLHILSDKKRRAFYESQIGTEGEVLFEADQKSGYMHGFTKNYVKVRAKYDPVIVNELKAVRLLEITADGEVEVVELETAHADH; from the coding sequence ATGAAAAAGGTCGCATTTTATACATTAGGTTGTAAACTCAATTTCTCCGAAACATCAACCATCGGTCGTTTATTTACCGATGCAGGTTATGCTGTAGTAGAATTTCAGGATCAGGCCGATGTTTATGTGATTAATACCTGCTCAGTTACTGAGCATGCCGATAAAAAATGCCGTAAAGTTGTTAAAGAAGCTTTAAAATATTCTCCTAATGCTTTTGTAACCATTGTAGGTTGCTATGCGCAGTTAAAACCACAGGAAATTGCCGAAATAGAAGGTGTTGATATGGTTTTGGGTGCTGCAGAAAAATTCAGGATAGTAGAATATATCACCGATTTAACCAAACAACCGAAAACCCTTATTCATCAGCAAAATATAGAGAAAGTAAATCATAATTTTATTGCCTCTTATTCGATTGGCGATAGAACGCGTACTTTTCTAAAAGTACAAGATGGTTGCGATTATCCTTGTACATACTGCACTATTCCTTTAGCACGCGGTGCAAGTCGTAGCGATACCATTGAAAACGTGGTGAATCGTGCAAAAATGATTGCAGAGAGCGGTGTTAAAGAAATTGTATTAACTGGTGTAAATCTTGGCGATTTCGGAATTAGAAATGGCCAGCGGGAAGATAAATTTTTTGACCTTGTTAAAGCTTTAGACGAGGTAGAAGGAATTGAAAGAATCCGTATTTCATCTATTGAGCCAAATCTTTTGAGTAATGAGATCATTCAGTTTGTATCCACTTCTAAAAGGTTTGTTCCACATTTTCATATTCCCTTACAATCGGGTTCTGATAAAATTTTAGGTTTAATGCGCCGTCGTTACCGCAGCGATTTATATGTAGAGCGTGTTGCCAAAATTAAGGAAGTAATGCCTCATTGTTGTATTGGTGTTGATGTGATTGTTGGTTTTCCTGGTGAAACGAAAGAAGATTTCTTAGATACCTATCAATTTTTAAATCAGCTTGATATTTCTTATCTACACGTATTTACTTACTCTGAGCGAGAATTAACAGCTGCAGCCGAAATGAAAGGCGTTGTGGCCGGCAGCGAGCGTAATGAGCGCAGTAAAATGCTCCATATCTTATCTGATAAGAAACGCAGAGCTTTTTATGAGTCGCAGATTGGCACTGAAGGTGAGGTACTTTTCGAAGCAGATCAGAAATCGGGTTATATGCATGGCTTTACCAAAAACTATGTAAAAGTACGTGCAAAATACGATCCGGTTATAGTAAATGAATTAAAAGCGGTTAGGCTTTTAGAAATTACTGCTGATGGTGAAGTTGAGGTAGTAGAATTGGAAACTGCTCATGCAGATCATTAA
- a CDS encoding Fe-S cluster biogenesis protein NfuA (product_source=COG0694; cath_funfam=3.30.1370.70,3.30.300.130; cog=COG0694; ko=KO:K22074; pfam=PF01106,PF08712; smart=SM00932; superfamily=110836,117916) — translation MTINVYTEQTPNPATMKFMVNKLLINGSEDFATKESAEHSPFAKELFKFNFVSGVFFASNFVTITKTEDAEWADIEAILKEFVKGAVESELKIKEATADEAPAFEGTETEIKIQQILHDYVRPAVEQDGGAITYKSFDEGVVTVELRGSCSGCPSSTITLKSGIQNLLQRMVPEVTEVVSEAL, via the coding sequence ATGACGATTAACGTATATACAGAACAGACTCCAAATCCAGCTACCATGAAATTCATGGTAAACAAACTGTTAATAAACGGCAGTGAGGATTTTGCAACTAAAGAAAGTGCAGAACATTCGCCTTTTGCTAAAGAGTTATTTAAGTTCAACTTTGTTTCTGGTGTTTTTTTCGCCAGCAACTTCGTTACCATTACCAAAACAGAGGATGCAGAATGGGCTGATATTGAAGCCATTTTAAAAGAATTTGTTAAGGGAGCAGTAGAATCTGAATTAAAAATTAAAGAAGCAACTGCTGATGAGGCTCCTGCTTTTGAGGGTACAGAAACCGAAATTAAAATTCAGCAGATTCTGCACGATTATGTACGCCCGGCTGTTGAGCAGGATGGCGGTGCAATTACATACAAATCTTTCGATGAAGGCGTGGTTACAGTAGAATTACGTGGTTCTTGTAGCGGTTGTCCATCTTCTACCATTACGCTTAAATCTGGCATCCAAAACTTATTGCAAAGAATGGTGCCGGAAGTTACAGAAGTTGTTTCTGAAGCGCTTTAA
- a CDS encoding phosphatidylglycerol:prolipoprotein diacylglycerol transferase (product_source=KO:K13292; cog=COG0682; ko=KO:K13292; pfam=PF01790; tigrfam=TIGR00544; transmembrane_helix_parts=Outside_1_14,TMhelix_15_37,Inside_38_69,TMhelix_70_89,Outside_90_98,TMhelix_99_121,Inside_122_140,TMhelix_141_163,Outside_164_182,TMhelix_183_205,Inside_206_289,TMhelix_290_312,Outside_313_352,TMhelix_353_375,Inside_376_382) produces the protein MFPTVSHFLEYLFGINLPLPFNTFGVFVALAFVAGYWAFTKELKRKEALGILHPIKKTIVVGKPATTSELIMNGLFGFVIGYKLVYALLNYKLFVNDAQSILMSTKGNIIGGLFFAGLFAYWDYTEKNKHKLDKPKETQVTVHPYQTMSNLIVWAAIWGFLGAKFFDNLEYWDDFVQHPIERLLSFSGLTFYGGLICGGAAVLIIAKRNGIKPLHMLDVGGPGMMLAYAVGRIGCHLAGDGDWGIVNNNPKPFSWLPDCLWSYKYPNNVVGEGIPIPGCTGKFCNELAQGVYPTPIYEVIICLILFAFLWKIRDKIKAPGLMFGIYMILNGIERFCIELIRVNSKYHVFGLSFTQAEMISTFLVVGGIVLSAYALRNRNQLA, from the coding sequence ATGTTTCCTACCGTTTCACATTTTTTAGAATACTTATTCGGCATTAATTTACCGCTACCATTTAATACTTTCGGTGTTTTTGTAGCACTGGCGTTTGTTGCTGGTTACTGGGCTTTTACCAAAGAGCTTAAGCGTAAGGAAGCACTAGGCATACTCCACCCAATTAAAAAGACAATTGTAGTTGGCAAACCTGCTACTACATCAGAGCTGATCATGAATGGTCTTTTCGGTTTTGTTATTGGTTATAAACTGGTTTATGCGTTGTTAAACTACAAACTTTTTGTAAATGATGCACAGTCGATTTTAATGTCGACCAAAGGAAATATAATTGGTGGGTTGTTTTTCGCAGGGCTGTTTGCTTATTGGGATTATACCGAAAAGAATAAACACAAGCTGGATAAACCAAAAGAAACACAGGTAACCGTCCATCCATACCAAACCATGAGTAACCTGATTGTTTGGGCAGCTATCTGGGGCTTTTTAGGTGCAAAATTCTTCGATAACCTAGAATATTGGGATGATTTTGTTCAACACCCTATTGAGCGCTTATTGTCATTTAGTGGTTTAACTTTTTATGGTGGTTTAATTTGTGGTGGTGCAGCGGTATTAATTATAGCAAAAAGAAACGGCATTAAACCTTTGCACATGCTTGATGTTGGCGGCCCTGGGATGATGCTGGCTTATGCTGTAGGTCGTATCGGTTGTCATTTGGCTGGAGACGGTGATTGGGGAATCGTAAACAATAATCCAAAACCATTTTCCTGGCTTCCAGATTGTTTGTGGTCTTACAAATATCCGAATAATGTAGTAGGAGAAGGAATTCCGATTCCTGGTTGTACTGGCAAGTTTTGTAATGAATTGGCTCAAGGGGTGTACCCAACACCAATTTACGAAGTAATTATATGTTTAATCCTTTTCGCCTTCTTATGGAAGATTAGAGATAAAATAAAGGCACCTGGTTTAATGTTTGGCATTTACATGATCTTAAACGGTATTGAGCGTTTTTGTATCGAATTAATCCGCGTAAACTCAAAATACCATGTTTTTGGTTTGTCTTTTACCCAGGCAGAAATGATTTCTACTTTTCTTGTTGTTGGTGGCATTGTATTAAGTGCTTATGCTTTAAGGAACAGGAATCAACTCGCTTAA
- a CDS encoding hypothetical protein (product_source=Hypo-rule applied; cath_funfam=2.10.25.10; transmembrane_helix_parts=Outside_1_3,TMhelix_4_21,Inside_22_47), whose amino-acid sequence MLKLSFIVVVLLVSGICLSGCEKRACPEGMHELRLKDGTTICVPNNL is encoded by the coding sequence ATGCTAAAATTAAGCTTTATTGTAGTCGTTTTATTAGTCTCAGGTATATGTTTGTCTGGCTGTGAAAAAAGAGCCTGCCCTGAAGGAATGCACGAGTTGCGTTTAAAGGATGGTACTACTATATGCGTTCCAAACAATTTATAG
- a CDS encoding CspA family cold shock protein (product_source=KO:K03704; cath_funfam=2.40.50.140; cog=COG1278; ko=KO:K03704; pfam=PF00313; smart=SM00357; superfamily=50249), whose amino-acid sequence MATGKVKWFNTQKGFGFIVQEDNKDLFVHFKDVLGGIESLKENDTVEFEVAEGRKGLQAVNVKKV is encoded by the coding sequence ATGGCAACCGGAAAAGTTAAATGGTTTAACACTCAAAAAGGCTTTGGATTTATTGTACAAGAAGACAATAAAGACTTATTTGTACATTTTAAAGATGTTTTAGGTGGAATCGAAAGCTTGAAAGAAAACGACACAGTAGAATTTGAAGTAGCTGAAGGCAGAAAAGGTTTACAGGCGGTAAATGTTAAGAAAGTTTAA
- a CDS encoding adenylosuccinate lyase (product_source=KO:K01756; cath_funfam=1.10.275.10,1.10.40.30,1.20.200.10; cog=COG0015; ko=KO:K01756; pfam=PF00206,PF08328; superfamily=48557; tigrfam=TIGR00928), whose protein sequence is MNLTSLQAISPVDGRYRKTTESLAAYFSEEALIKYRVFVEIEYFIALCEINLPGLENFDKNLYAQLREIHENFSEVDALEIKETEKVTNHDVKAVEYFIKSKFDTLSLQNYKEFIHFGLTSQDINNTAIPYSIKLALNESYYPAINTLIEKINALATEWKDIPMLAHTHGQPASPTKLGKEFLVFAERLAIQVESLKNIPNSAKFGGATGNFNAHHIAYPTVNWVNFSNQFVNETLGLTRAQHTTQIEHYDQFAAQCDALKRINNIIIDLDRDIWTYISKNYFKQKIKAGEIGSSAMPHKVNPIDFENAEGNAGIANALFEFFAAKLPISRLQRDLTDSTVLRNVGVPFGHALIAINSTLRGLNKILLNEAALHADLDENWAVVAEAIQTVLRRENYPNPYEALKELTRTNSKINAASIAEFIEGLAVSEAVKVQLRTITPFNYTGVF, encoded by the coding sequence ATGAATTTAACATCACTACAAGCTATTTCACCAGTTGATGGTCGTTACAGAAAAACAACCGAAAGTTTAGCTGCTTACTTTTCTGAAGAAGCCTTAATCAAATACCGTGTTTTTGTAGAAATCGAATATTTTATCGCGCTTTGCGAAATCAACTTGCCTGGCTTAGAAAATTTTGATAAAAATCTTTATGCCCAACTACGCGAAATCCACGAAAATTTCTCAGAAGTTGATGCCTTAGAAATTAAGGAAACTGAAAAAGTAACCAACCACGATGTTAAAGCTGTTGAATATTTTATCAAAAGCAAATTCGACACTTTATCACTTCAAAATTATAAAGAGTTTATCCATTTCGGCCTAACCTCTCAGGACATTAATAATACTGCCATTCCTTATTCTATTAAATTAGCATTGAATGAAAGTTATTATCCAGCAATTAATACGCTGATCGAAAAGATAAATGCCCTGGCTACAGAGTGGAAAGATATTCCGATGTTGGCACATACACATGGCCAGCCGGCCTCTCCTACCAAATTAGGCAAAGAGTTTTTGGTTTTCGCCGAACGCTTGGCTATTCAGGTAGAAAGTTTAAAAAACATCCCTAATAGTGCAAAATTTGGCGGCGCTACCGGAAACTTCAATGCACACCATATCGCTTACCCTACAGTAAACTGGGTTAATTTCTCTAACCAGTTTGTTAACGAGACTTTGGGCTTAACACGTGCACAACATACTACACAAATTGAACATTACGATCAATTTGCAGCTCAATGTGACGCTTTAAAACGCATAAACAACATTATTATAGATTTGGACAGAGATATCTGGACATATATTTCTAAAAACTATTTTAAACAGAAAATTAAAGCCGGAGAAATTGGTTCGTCGGCCATGCCACATAAGGTTAATCCAATCGATTTCGAAAATGCCGAAGGAAATGCGGGAATTGCCAATGCTTTATTCGAGTTTTTCGCTGCTAAATTGCCAATCTCACGATTACAGCGAGACTTAACCGACTCTACTGTTTTAAGAAACGTAGGCGTTCCTTTTGGACATGCTTTAATTGCTATTAATTCTACGCTACGTGGATTAAACAAGATTTTATTAAATGAAGCTGCCTTACATGCCGATTTAGACGAAAACTGGGCAGTTGTTGCCGAGGCTATTCAAACGGTATTAAGAAGAGAGAACTACCCTAACCCTTACGAAGCCTTAAAAGAATTAACCAGAACGAATTCAAAAATCAATGCAGCAAGCATTGCCGAGTTTATTGAAGGTTTAGCAGTTTCTGAAGCTGTTAAAGTGCAATTAAGAACAATTACACCTTTTAATTATACTGGCGTTTTTTAG
- a CDS encoding ABC-type glycerol-3-phosphate transport system substrate-binding protein (product_source=COG1653; cleavage_site_network=SignalP-noTM; cog=COG1653), with product MKNAFKLGFLALVLSLTVAACGESGKKADGTDTTVTDSSTIITDTTAVDTTVKDSTVKDTTIKATTTKEEVKH from the coding sequence ATGAAAAATGCATTCAAATTAGGCTTTTTAGCCCTAGTTCTATCTTTAACAGTTGCTGCTTGTGGAGAATCAGGTAAAAAAGCTGATGGCACTGATACAACAGTTACAGATTCATCAACTATTATTACTGATACAACTGCTGTTGATACTACAGTTAAAGATTCTACTGTAAAAGACACCACAATTAAAGCTACTACTACAAAAGAAGAAGTAAAACACTAG
- a CDS encoding myo-inositol-1(or 4)-monophosphatase (product_source=KO:K01092; cath_funfam=3.30.540.10,3.40.190.80; cog=COG0483; ko=KO:K01092; pfam=PF00459; superfamily=56655), with translation MNYELLCTKVISIVRLTGNFIRKEAMQFDIQKIEYKGLNDMVSYVDKTAEQKLVQNLEKLIPDAGFITEEKTINRTGKTYTWIIDPLDGTTNFIHGIPTYGISVALYEDGLPVIGVVYELNRGEMFYSYKGGFAFMNKKEIKVSINPNLGSSLLATGFPYYQFDKQPQYIKLLTEMMQKSHGVRRIGAAAIDLVYTACGRFDAFFEYNLQQWDFAAGCFIVQQAGGEVYDFSGGNDYFEKREILATNGKLTAEMLTAIKQYF, from the coding sequence ATGAATTACGAATTACTGTGCACAAAAGTAATATCGATTGTAAGGCTGACCGGAAACTTTATCCGCAAAGAAGCAATGCAGTTCGATATTCAAAAAATAGAATACAAGGGATTGAATGATATGGTTTCTTATGTTGATAAAACAGCAGAGCAGAAACTGGTTCAAAATCTTGAAAAATTAATTCCCGATGCCGGTTTCATAACCGAAGAGAAAACCATTAACCGTACGGGTAAAACCTATACCTGGATAATCGATCCCTTAGATGGTACTACTAATTTTATCCATGGCATTCCGACTTACGGTATAAGCGTAGCGCTTTATGAAGATGGATTACCCGTAATTGGTGTAGTTTACGAATTAAATAGGGGAGAGATGTTCTATTCGTATAAAGGCGGATTTGCTTTTATGAATAAGAAAGAAATTAAGGTTTCTATAAACCCTAATCTGGGCTCAAGTTTGTTGGCAACAGGTTTTCCGTATTACCAGTTTGATAAACAACCTCAGTATATAAAACTATTGACCGAGATGATGCAGAAAAGTCACGGTGTACGTAGAATTGGTGCAGCAGCAATAGATCTGGTATATACAGCCTGTGGGCGTTTCGATGCTTTTTTTGAATACAATCTACAGCAATGGGATTTTGCAGCCGGATGCTTTATTGTGCAGCAGGCAGGAGGAGAAGTTTACGATTTCTCAGGTGGAAATGATTACTTTGAAAAAAGGGAGATATTGGCCACCAATGGGAAACTTACTGCTGAAATGTTAACCGCGATTAAACAGTATTTTTAA
- a CDS encoding serine protease Do (product_source=KO:K04771; cath_funfam=2.40.10.10; cog=COG0265; ko=KO:K04771; pfam=PF13365; superfamily=50494), whose product MRNDLELDAIIEDYLLGKLNAQETEAFEQLRRNDATVDHKVVSHKFFLESMGTFAEQLRLKEQLNHIHSEIDVEALASTLRPHPSRVVQLWRKHKSAIAVAASFVVLSLVSIYSIQHNTQQAERYRQLSNQVNNAIKTQNSLIRNIKHNNTTSGKPNAQNSFGGTGFAISTNGYILTNLHIINGADSLYVQNSRGESFKVKSVYTDPQNDIAILKINDKHFSNLSSIPYTIKRNTSNIGEIVYTLGYPKDDAVLGEGYVSSKNGFIGDTTQYQVAISVNPGNSGGPVLDNNGNLVGIISGKPDQTEGAAFAIKSKYILEAMRAIPQDSLGVNKLSANKKSLLSGLKRTKQIEKIQDYVFMIKAY is encoded by the coding sequence ATGAGAAACGATTTGGAGTTAGATGCAATTATTGAAGATTACCTTTTAGGTAAACTTAATGCACAGGAAACTGAAGCTTTTGAACAGTTACGTCGTAATGATGCCACAGTAGATCATAAAGTAGTTTCGCATAAGTTCTTTTTAGAATCTATGGGAACATTTGCTGAGCAGTTGCGCTTAAAGGAACAGTTAAATCATATTCATTCAGAAATTGATGTGGAGGCATTGGCTTCTACACTTAGGCCTCATCCTTCACGCGTGGTTCAATTGTGGCGCAAACATAAATCTGCAATTGCAGTTGCAGCATCCTTTGTTGTACTCTCTCTGGTTTCTATTTACTCTATTCAGCATAATACTCAACAGGCAGAGCGTTACAGGCAGTTAAGCAATCAGGTAAATAATGCTATTAAAACACAAAATAGCTTAATCAGAAATATTAAGCATAATAATACAACTTCTGGCAAGCCAAATGCTCAGAATAGTTTTGGTGGTACTGGTTTTGCCATTTCTACAAATGGCTACATTTTAACTAACCTGCATATTATTAACGGCGCTGATTCTTTATATGTGCAAAACAGTAGAGGAGAATCCTTTAAGGTAAAGTCAGTTTACACAGATCCTCAGAACGATATTGCAATTCTTAAAATAAACGATAAACACTTCAGTAACTTATCTTCTATTCCTTATACCATTAAAAGAAATACAAGTAACATCGGTGAAATTGTATATACATTGGGTTATCCAAAAGATGATGCTGTGCTTGGAGAAGGTTATGTGAGCTCTAAAAATGGTTTTATTGGGGATACCACTCAGTATCAGGTAGCCATTTCAGTTAACCCGGGTAATAGCGGTGGTCCTGTTTTAGATAATAACGGAAATTTGGTAGGTATTATCAGTGGTAAGCCAGATCAGACTGAAGGTGCAGCCTTTGCCATTAAATCAAAATATATTTTAGAAGCAATGAGGGCCATTCCCCAGGATTCACTAGGCGTAAATAAACTTTCTGCCAACAAGAAGAGCTTGCTGTCTGGTTTAAAACGCACCAAACAGATCGAAAAAATACAGGATTATGTATTTATGATAAAAGCATACTAA
- a CDS encoding RNA polymerase sigma factor (sigma-70 family) (product_source=TIGR02937; cath_funfam=1.10.1740.10; cog=COG1595; pfam=PF04542; superfamily=88659,88946; tigrfam=TIGR02937): MNNSLKSSVPTDREVILGILNNSEDTLNKLYKAYYAMVLQFILNNNGDEDDAKDVYQEGIIILYNKIKEGNFELSSKLKTYIYSVCRRIWLKKLSLNSKKAGNITDYEDVFAVEEDVEHHEEKDAAFVKMQSALDHLGEPCKTIIQDFYIHNLSMQDICEKFGYTNTDNAKTQKYKCLQRLKKIFFQP, encoded by the coding sequence GTGAATAACAGTTTAAAGAGTTCAGTTCCAACAGATAGAGAGGTTATTTTAGGTATTCTAAATAACTCAGAAGATACACTTAACAAGTTATACAAGGCTTATTATGCGATGGTTTTGCAGTTTATTCTGAATAATAACGGTGATGAAGATGATGCAAAAGATGTTTATCAGGAAGGTATAATAATTTTATATAACAAAATTAAGGAAGGCAATTTTGAGCTGAGCAGCAAACTCAAAACCTATATTTATTCGGTTTGCCGGCGCATTTGGCTAAAAAAACTTAGCCTAAACAGTAAAAAAGCCGGTAATATTACTGATTATGAAGATGTATTTGCTGTTGAGGAAGATGTAGAGCACCATGAAGAAAAGGATGCAGCTTTTGTGAAAATGCAATCGGCACTCGATCATCTGGGAGAACCTTGTAAAACCATTATTCAGGATTTTTATATCCACAATTTATCCATGCAGGATATCTGCGAAAAGTTCGGCTATACCAATACCGATAATGCAAAAACGCAGAAATATAAATGCCTGCAAAGGTTAAAGAAAATATTTTTTCAACCATAA
- a CDS encoding hypothetical protein (product_source=Hypo-rule applied; cleavage_site_network=SignalP-noTM; smart=SM01220): protein MKNAFKLGFLALALSLSVVACNSEKKAEGTDTTATDSSTIVTDTTAKDTTVKDSTVKDTTVKTTTEKTEVKH, encoded by the coding sequence ATGAAAAATGCATTCAAATTAGGCTTTTTAGCTCTAGCTTTATCTTTATCAGTTGTTGCTTGTAACTCAGAAAAAAAAGCAGAAGGTACTGATACAACAGCTACAGATTCTTCAACTATCGTTACTGATACTACTGCAAAAGATACTACAGTAAAAGATTCTACAGTAAAAGATACTACTGTAAAAACTACTACAGAAAAAACTGAAGTTAAACACTAG
- a CDS encoding hypothetical protein (product_source=Hypo-rule applied; cleavage_site_network=SignalP-noTM): protein MKNAFKLGFLALALSLSVVACNSEKKAEGADTTLTDSSTIVTDTTAKDTTVKDSTVKDTTVKATTTTTEEVKH, encoded by the coding sequence ATGAAAAATGCATTCAAATTAGGCTTTTTAGCTTTAGCTTTATCTTTATCAGTTGTTGCTTGTAACTCAGAAAAAAAAGCTGAAGGTGCTGATACTACTTTAACTGATTCTTCTACTATCGTTACTGATACTACTGCAAAAGATACTACAGTTAAAGATTCTACAGTGAAAGATACAACTGTAAAAGCTACTACAACTACTACAGAAGAAGTTAAACACTAG
- a CDS encoding hypothetical protein (product_source=Hypo-rule applied; cleavage_site_network=SignalP-noTM) yields the protein MKNAFKMGFLALALSLSVVACKSEKKDGATDSSKVDSTVVDTTVKDTTVKDTTVKDTTKK from the coding sequence ATGAAAAATGCATTCAAAATGGGCTTTTTAGCTCTAGCTTTATCCCTATCCGTTGTTGCTTGTAAATCAGAAAAAAAAGATGGTGCAACTGATTCATCTAAAGTTGATTCTACAGTTGTAGATACTACAGTAAAAGATACAACCGTTAAAGACACTACAGTAAAAGACACAACTAAAAAATAG